GGCATCACGCGCTCGGCTATACTGCGCTCGTCGCACCTTCCGACGGCGTCATCTCCGCGATTTCCGTCGAGGCGGGACAGATCGCCGCGGCGGGGCGGACAGCGATGACCATCGTGCAGGAGGGGGAGCTTGAGGCCGAGGTGAGCGTCCCCGAGAATCAGCTCCGGGAGGTTGCTGTCGGGCAGGAGGTCACGCTCTCCTTCTGGGCGCTGGATCGGGAGGTGCGCGGTATCGTCCGCGAGATCGCACCGATGGCGGATGACGCCTCGCGCACGTATCGGGTGCGGATTTCGATTCCGGGCGCGCCGGAGGGATTGGCTCTCGGCATGACGGTCAGCGCCCGCCGCGCGGCCGCATCGGAGGACGCGGAGGTATTCGTCCTCCCGCTGGCGGCCGTCTACCAGCCGCTCGATCAGCCGCTCGTCTGGCTATGTCAGCCGGATGATACGGTCAGGACGGTGCCTGTCACGATCGAGGGCTACGAGGGGAAAAACGCCGTCCGTATCCGAGGCCTTCAAAGGGGTGATGAGGTCGTCACAGCCGGCGTGCACAACCTCACCGAGGGGCAGGCTGTACGCCCGGATGGTAACGCGTCATGAGAAATCTCACGGAAATCGCTCTCAAGAATGCGTCGCTTGTCATCTACTTCGTCCTCGTCATCGCTGTCGGCGGCATCTTTTCCTACGTCAAGCTCGGCCGCATGGAGGATCCGGACTTCACCATCCGGCAGATGATCGTCACGGCTTACTGGCCGGGCGCCTCGGCGGAGGAGATCGAGCGGCAGGTCACGGACAAGCTGGAAAAGAAGATACAGGACATCCCCGGGCTTGACAATGTCAAGAGCTGCACCATGGCGGGCCGCACGTACATATACGTCTCCCTCGATCAGACGCTGCCGACGGAAAGCATACATCCGACGTGGCGCGATGTGCGCAATTTCTGCGAGGATATCCGGCACGAGCTGCCGGACGGCGTCATGGGGCCCTATTACAACGACCGTTTTGACGATGTCTACGGCAATATCTACGCGCTGACGGGGGACGGCTACACGTACGAGGATATGCGCGCGGAGGCGGAGCGGATCCGCCGCACGCTCGTGCAGGTGCCGGACGTCCGCAAGGTGTCGCTCATCGGCGAGCAGACGGAGAAGATCTACGTCGAAATCAAGCGCGAAAAGCTGGAGACGATGGGCATCGATCCGGCATCGTTTATCGAGCTCCTCAAGGCGCAGAATGCGATGATGCCCGCGGGCGCCATCGATACGGAGACGGATGACGTCTATCTCCGCGTCACGGGCGACTTTGCAGACGTCGAGGCGATAAAGAATCTTCCGCTCAATGTCGGCGGAAAAGTCTATCGCGTCGGGGATGTCGCCGCTGTCGAGCGCCGCTTCGTCGAGCCGTCGGATCCGAAGATGTACTATCGCGGCGAGCCTGCCGTCGGCATTGCGGTGTCGATGGAGCCGGGCGGCAATATCCTGCGTCTCGGAGACAGTCTCCGCAAGGTTGTCGATGAAGAGGTTGCGCCGGAGCTTCCCGCAGGGCTCGTCATCCATCGCGTATCGGATCAGCCGCAGGTCGTCGAGGATTCCATCGACGACTTCGTGAGCACGCTGCGCGAGGCGATCATCATCGTGCTCTTTGTGAGCTTCCTCTCGCTCGGACTGCGCACGGGCATGGTCGTGGCGGTGTGCATCCCGCTCGTGCTGCTCGCGACGTTCCTCTTCATGTATATCGGCGGAATCGATCTCCACAAGGTCTCGCTCGGCTCGCTCATCATCGCGCTCGGACTCCTCGTCGATGACGAGATCATCGCTGTCGAGATGATGAGCGTCAAGCTCGAGGAGGGCATGGATCGCTTCGGGGCGGCGTGCCACGCGTTTCGCGCGACGGCGATGCCGATGCTGACGGGCACGCTCGTCACGTGCGCCGGATTCATTCCCGTGGCGTTCTCGAAGGGTGTCGCCGCGGAGTTCTGCTCCGCGCTCTTCCCCGTCATCAGCATCGCCCTGCTCATCAGCTGGATCGTCGCTGTCATGGTCGCGCCGCTCCTCGGCTATCACGTCATCCGGCCGAAGGTCGCGCGCAACGAGGCGGGAGAGCCTGTGCTCTATCAGGGACGCTTCTATGACGGCTTCCGGCGCGTGCTGGACTGGTTCCTGACACATTACCGGATCGCCCTCGTCGGGACGCTGGCGCTCTTCATCGTGTCCGCGTTTCTGATGCGCTTCGTGCCGAACAGCTTCTTCCCGCCGTCGCTGCGCCCGGAGATCCTCGTTACGATGCATCTTCCCGCCGGTGCATCGCTGCGGGGCATGGACGACGAAGTGCGGCGGTTCAGCGAATTCCTCGAGACAAAGAGCGGCCTCTTTACGAACTACACGTCCTATGTGGGTACGGGAGCTCCGCGTTTCGTGCTGACGGTCGACCCGCATCTCCCGGCGAACAACTACGCGCAGACCGTCCTCGTGGCGAAGGGTACGGATGCGCGCAGGGAGCTGTCCGCCGCCATCGAAGAGGAGCTGCGGGAGCGCTTCCCGGAGCTTCGCACGACGATCCGCTACGTGCAGACGGGGCCGCCGGCGGAGTATCCCGTCATGTTCCGCGTCTCGGGACCGGATAAGGAAAAGGCGCGCGAGATTGCGCTCGACGTCTCGGCAAAAATCGCCGAGGATGCGGACGCGTATGAACCGCATCTCGACTGGAATGA
This portion of the Selenomonas sp. TAMA-11512 genome encodes:
- a CDS encoding efflux RND transporter periplasmic adaptor subunit yields the protein MDRVRRILIILLALLSLVLVGCGNEQEGTRLPPKVRTMTVGQGAGAAELTYTGTVRARFEQPLAFQVSGQVLERLVNVGDRVSQGQVLARIDPRDVREQANMGDAQVAAAKAQLDLAAVNLERYRQLYAADAVAKAVLDQYQTSYDSARAAYNSALAQAATGHHALGYTALVAPSDGVISAISVEAGQIAAAGRTAMTIVQEGELEAEVSVPENQLREVAVGQEVTLSFWALDREVRGIVREIAPMADDASRTYRVRISIPGAPEGLALGMTVSARRAAASEDAEVFVLPLAAVYQPLDQPLVWLCQPDDTVRTVPVTIEGYEGKNAVRIRGLQRGDEVVTAGVHNLTEGQAVRPDGNAS
- a CDS encoding efflux RND transporter permease subunit, producing the protein MRNLTEIALKNASLVIYFVLVIAVGGIFSYVKLGRMEDPDFTIRQMIVTAYWPGASAEEIERQVTDKLEKKIQDIPGLDNVKSCTMAGRTYIYVSLDQTLPTESIHPTWRDVRNFCEDIRHELPDGVMGPYYNDRFDDVYGNIYALTGDGYTYEDMRAEAERIRRTLVQVPDVRKVSLIGEQTEKIYVEIKREKLETMGIDPASFIELLKAQNAMMPAGAIDTETDDVYLRVTGDFADVEAIKNLPLNVGGKVYRVGDVAAVERRFVEPSDPKMYYRGEPAVGIAVSMEPGGNILRLGDSLRKVVDEEVAPELPAGLVIHRVSDQPQVVEDSIDDFVSTLREAIIIVLFVSFLSLGLRTGMVVAVCIPLVLLATFLFMYIGGIDLHKVSLGSLIIALGLLVDDEIIAVEMMSVKLEEGMDRFGAACHAFRATAMPMLTGTLVTCAGFIPVAFSKGVAAEFCSALFPVISIALLISWIVAVMVAPLLGYHVIRPKVARNEAGEPVLYQGRFYDGFRRVLDWFLTHYRIALVGTLALFIVSAFLMRFVPNSFFPPSLRPEILVTMHLPAGASLRGMDDEVRRFSEFLETKSGLFTNYTSYVGTGAPRFVLTVDPHLPANNYAQTVLVAKGTDARRELSAAIEEELRERFPELRTTIRYVQTGPPAEYPVMFRVSGPDKEKAREIALDVSAKIAEDADAYEPHLDWNEKSKVLRVELDEAKLRSLGSSAYHVKRALYADITGIKASQLYIGDRTIDIEFRMPEADRDELSAVGELPVYLNAQAGYVPLNQIAKLSYRAENGVIWRRDLLPTYTVGAEVREGADGTSVSGRIYERMETLRESLPAGYAVEPAGSMEDSARSLSYLLVPVPFMVVVLMTLLMFQLRKIRLMIITLLTAPLGLIGVVFGMLLSGEAMGFVAQLGFLALSGMIIRNSVILIDQIEKHIAAGESPYEAIIDSAVLRFRPIMLTAAAAILGMVPLMTNPFWAPMAVTIASGLFIATILTLLVLPAMYAAVYRVRKA